The proteins below are encoded in one region of Clostridia bacterium:
- a CDS encoding pyridoxal-dependent decarboxylase: protein MGFDFDRETRRKLGYRLIDHINDYFSSLPHRPVQLPLEKRTFGQLGDRLPEFGEDAELVLDELCFEMTNKGFHVPSANYFGLMNPTPTYMAVLAEALVAALNPQLATLARSQLASKIESETVRWIAERVGWRNVSGSEKSCGSERKSCDGTFTSGGNEANFTALALAIASRFPRAVDEGVATIGARAIAYASWESHHSLDKSMGLLGLGRKSLRRIAVDQRIQMDVAKLEAAIREDLAAGHKPFCVIATAGTTNSGAIDEIHALADICQRYGLWLHVDGAYGAAAIFSDAHRDLVSGIERADSITIDPHKWLAMPFAAGVVLTSHPELLQQAFAIATPYMPTLARSSSATPSPNLVDNFKISAQWSRRMNSLKLWLTLRVHGRHAYEELIDRQLKLARNFADWIAQSDEFELIATPQLPIVNFRVKVGEDEAETATANAALVDAVTRDGRQWISQTVVNGRSVVRMMVISYLSDEYNLEQLKQALTTAVRAIAPAKTSA, encoded by the coding sequence ACATCAACGACTATTTCTCTTCCCTGCCGCACCGTCCGGTCCAGCTTCCCCTGGAAAAACGTACTTTTGGTCAGCTGGGTGACCGCCTGCCCGAGTTTGGTGAAGATGCCGAACTCGTCCTTGATGAACTCTGCTTCGAGATGACGAACAAGGGTTTCCACGTCCCCAGCGCCAACTACTTCGGGCTGATGAATCCCACGCCGACGTACATGGCCGTGCTTGCCGAAGCCCTTGTCGCCGCACTGAATCCGCAACTCGCGACGCTTGCGCGCTCGCAACTCGCCTCCAAGATAGAAAGCGAGACCGTACGCTGGATTGCCGAGCGCGTCGGCTGGCGCAACGTAAGCGGCAGCGAAAAGTCATGCGGAAGCGAGCGGAAATCTTGCGACGGTACCTTTACCAGCGGGGGCAACGAAGCCAACTTCACTGCGCTCGCGCTGGCCATCGCTTCTCGGTTTCCGAGAGCCGTCGATGAGGGCGTCGCGACGATTGGCGCGCGCGCCATAGCCTACGCCTCTTGGGAATCGCATCACTCGCTGGACAAATCCATGGGCCTTCTCGGCCTCGGTCGCAAATCGCTCCGCCGCATCGCCGTCGATCAACGCATACAGATGGACGTCGCGAAACTCGAAGCTGCCATTCGCGAAGACCTGGCTGCCGGGCACAAGCCGTTTTGCGTCATCGCCACTGCCGGAACCACCAACTCCGGTGCGATCGACGAAATCCACGCCCTCGCCGACATCTGCCAACGATATGGGCTTTGGCTGCACGTCGATGGCGCGTATGGCGCGGCTGCCATTTTCAGCGATGCGCACCGCGATCTCGTCAGCGGTATCGAGCGGGCAGACTCCATCACAATTGATCCCCACAAGTGGCTGGCCATGCCCTTCGCCGCCGGAGTCGTCCTCACTTCGCACCCCGAGTTGCTGCAGCAGGCCTTCGCTATCGCCACACCCTACATGCCCACGCTCGCGAGGTCCTCAAGCGCGACGCCCTCGCCTAACCTGGTGGACAACTTCAAAATCAGTGCGCAATGGTCGCGCCGCATGAATTCTCTCAAGCTGTGGCTCACGCTCCGCGTGCACGGACGCCACGCTTACGAGGAGCTCATCGACCGGCAACTCAAGCTCGCTCGCAACTTCGCGGATTGGATCGCCCAGTCAGACGAATTCGAGCTCATTGCTACACCGCAACTGCCCATCGTAAATTTTCGTGTGAAAGTTGGCGAAGACGAAGCAGAGACGGCAACAGCAAACGCCGCGCTGGTCGATGCCGTCACTCGCGACGGACGCCAGTGGATTTCGCAAACCGTTGTCAACGGGCGCAGCGTCGTTCGCATGATGGTAATCAGCTATCTCAGTGACGAGTACAACCTCGAGCAGTTGAAGCAGGCCCTGACAACGGCCGTTCGAGCCATTGCGCCAGCAAAGACCAGTGCGTAA
- a CDS encoding YbjQ family protein gives MATNPLPAAGVHPHFVTTAFEIDGYEIVRNFGIVRGITVRSRSIFGTIGAGLQTIVGGNITLLSELCEKTRLEAFNLMIRHASEVGANAIIGARYDATEIMNGVTEVLAYGTAVVIRQKQG, from the coding sequence GTGGCGACAAACCCGCTTCCCGCTGCTGGCGTCCATCCGCACTTCGTCACTACTGCATTTGAGATCGATGGATACGAAATCGTACGCAATTTCGGGATAGTGCGCGGCATCACCGTCCGTTCACGTTCGATCTTCGGAACCATTGGAGCCGGACTTCAGACGATCGTCGGCGGCAACATCACGCTGCTTAGTGAACTCTGCGAGAAGACGCGGTTGGAAGCTTTCAACCTGATGATCCGTCACGCTTCGGAAGTCGGCGCAAACGCCATCATCGGCGCCCGTTACGACGCCACCGAAATTATGAACGGCGTCACTGAAGTCCTCGCCTACGGCACAGCAGTCGTAATTCGTCAAAAACAGGGCTGA
- a CDS encoding HIRAN domain-containing protein: MSTRTPAERTRDEELVERALLGKLLPPHDLRRHTKVVGVTHNNEDGTSRQDAIWRMTQFDFVDLVRDPHDAYSADAIEVIATIPAPPTRCGQPGPAQRIQIGHLDAELAADMAPRLDAGEKWKAIATRVGGKISRGVSLMLFRLANPVPPPRVDDGPHVGWLHCLKCEKSWLPRSLKRPKVCPRCNNPGWDKGPKRARAKCAPTTVTSPVKAC; encoded by the coding sequence ATGTCGACTCGTACTCCTGCGGAACGCACACGCGACGAGGAACTCGTAGAACGCGCGCTACTCGGGAAACTGCTGCCGCCGCACGATCTTCGACGCCACACGAAGGTCGTCGGCGTCACACACAACAATGAGGATGGCACGTCGCGCCAGGACGCCATCTGGCGAATGACGCAGTTCGACTTCGTGGACCTGGTCCGCGATCCCCATGACGCTTACAGCGCGGACGCGATCGAAGTCATCGCGACAATCCCGGCGCCGCCGACGCGTTGTGGACAGCCCGGCCCGGCACAGCGCATCCAGATCGGGCACCTTGACGCCGAGCTCGCGGCCGACATGGCTCCGCGCCTGGACGCCGGCGAGAAGTGGAAGGCGATCGCAACCCGAGTCGGAGGGAAAATCAGTCGCGGCGTTTCGCTAATGCTGTTCCGCCTGGCGAATCCGGTACCGCCGCCCAGGGTAGATGACGGACCGCATGTCGGCTGGCTGCACTGTCTGAAATGTGAGAAGAGTTGGCTGCCGCGAAGCTTGAAGCGTCCGAAGGTCTGTCCGAGGTGTAACAACCCGGGATGGGATAAGGGGCCGAAGCGTGCGCGTGCAAAGTGCGCTCCGACAACGGTGACCTCACCTGTAAAAGCGTGTTAA